Proteins found in one Seonamhaeicola sp. S2-3 genomic segment:
- a CDS encoding YfiT family bacillithiol transferase translates to MDAATLQQLKYPIGQFECPDTITKKHIDDWISVLEKFPITFEALVKHLTKEQLDTQYRPEGWTIRQVVHHVADSIHHSYTRFKWALTEDKPVIKPYNEADWAALNDSKTAPIQMSLEHIKAIHYKLVYLLKGLSQEALNKIFIHPDSNSEVLLSYNIGFYAWHSNHHYAHIENLLKRKGWM, encoded by the coding sequence ATGGATGCTGCAACGTTACAACAATTAAAATACCCTATTGGACAGTTTGAATGTCCTGATACCATCACAAAAAAACATATAGATGATTGGATTTCGGTTTTAGAAAAATTTCCAATTACATTTGAAGCCTTAGTAAAACATTTAACAAAAGAACAGTTAGATACTCAATATAGGCCAGAAGGGTGGACCATTAGGCAGGTAGTGCATCATGTGGCAGATAGTATTCATCATAGTTATACGCGTTTTAAATGGGCTTTAACCGAAGATAAACCAGTAATAAAACCCTATAATGAAGCAGATTGGGCTGCTTTAAATGATAGTAAAACGGCACCAATACAAATGTCTTTGGAGCATATCAAGGCCATTCACTACAAACTCGTTTATTTGTTAAAAGGATTATCTCAAGAAGCGTTAAATAAAATTTTTATTCATCCAGACAGCAACTCAGAAGTATTACTATCTTACAATATAGGTTTTTACGCGTGGCATAGTAATCACCATTATGCACATATAGAAAATTTGCTTAAACGTAAAGGTTGGATGTAA
- a CDS encoding thioredoxin family protein, which translates to MARTPSNMLPLGTSAPNFSLPDTISNATIGLNDVKGEKGTVIMFICNHCPFVIHVNSEIVAIANAYTKKGIGFVAISSNDVVNYPQDSPENMKIHAKKEGYPFPYLYDESQEIAKAYDAACTPDFYVFDNHLKLVYRGQLDDSRPENGKPLNGKDLRHALDCLIENKENTALQKPSLGCNIKWKTN; encoded by the coding sequence ATGGCAAGAACACCTTCAAATATGCTTCCGTTAGGAACCTCAGCTCCTAATTTTTCATTACCTGACACCATATCTAATGCAACAATTGGATTAAACGATGTTAAAGGTGAAAAAGGTACTGTAATTATGTTTATTTGTAACCACTGCCCTTTTGTTATTCATGTGAATTCTGAAATTGTTGCTATAGCTAATGCCTATACAAAAAAGGGAATTGGTTTTGTTGCAATTTCTAGTAACGACGTTGTAAACTACCCACAAGATAGTCCAGAAAACATGAAAATTCATGCAAAAAAAGAAGGCTATCCGTTTCCTTATTTATATGATGAGTCTCAAGAAATTGCAAAAGCTTATGACGCTGCCTGTACGCCAGATTTTTATGTTTTTGATAACCATTTAAAATTGGTTTACAGAGGCCAATTAGATGACTCTAGACCCGAAAACGGGAAGCCTTTAAATGGTAAAGACTTAAGGCATGCTTTAGACTGTTTAATAGAAAATAAAGAAAATACAGCTTTACAAAAACCTAGTCTTGGATGTAATATTAAATGGAAAACTAATTAA
- a CDS encoding GNAT family N-acetyltransferase codes for MVRSFKTEDTQQLLDIYNYYVVNSVATFDTEPVAFEVYSEKLHRINKAYPLIVFEEDNTILGFAYGSKFRPKPAYNGTVEATVYVKHTAHGKQIGTILYTKLLSLLKQQNFHSVMGVLTIPNDASVKLHEKFGFKQVAELKEVGFKFGKWQNVGFWQLNFN; via the coding sequence ATGGTTAGAAGTTTTAAAACTGAAGATACACAGCAACTCCTTGATATTTATAACTACTATGTAGTAAATTCTGTTGCTACGTTTGATACAGAACCTGTTGCTTTTGAGGTGTATTCTGAAAAATTGCATAGAATAAATAAAGCATACCCTTTGATAGTTTTTGAAGAAGATAACACTATATTAGGTTTTGCTTACGGAAGTAAGTTTAGACCCAAACCAGCCTATAACGGAACGGTAGAAGCTACCGTTTATGTAAAGCATACAGCACACGGAAAACAAATAGGAACCATACTTTACACAAAGTTATTAAGCCTATTAAAACAACAAAATTTTCATTCTGTAATGGGAGTTTTAACCATTCCCAATGATGCTAGTGTTAAGCTTCATGAAAAATTTGGTTTTAAACAAGTTGCCGAATTAAAAGAAGTAGGATTTAAGTTTGGTAAATGGCAAAATGTGGGCTTTTGGCAACTAAATTTTAATTAG
- a CDS encoding DUF1573 domain-containing protein — MKHLITILFIGLISFSITAQEKQAEIKFKTETIDYGTIEKGSDGVRVFEFTNTGNAPLIISNVKSSCGCTIPSKPKDPIMPGKTGEIKVKYDTNRVSPIRKTITVISNAKTPTVALKIKGLVVDSSKASVLEKKNKSIVQK, encoded by the coding sequence ATGAAACATTTAATTACAATTTTATTTATCGGTTTAATCAGTTTCTCTATTACTGCTCAAGAAAAACAGGCAGAAATAAAGTTTAAAACTGAAACGATAGACTATGGAACTATTGAAAAAGGATCTGATGGTGTAAGGGTTTTTGAATTTACGAATACTGGAAATGCCCCACTTATAATTTCTAATGTTAAATCATCTTGTGGATGTACTATTCCTTCTAAACCAAAAGACCCTATTATGCCTGGTAAAACAGGAGAAATTAAGGTAAAATATGACACTAACAGAGTGAGTCCTATTAGAAAAACTATTACAGTAATTTCTAATGCTAAAACACCTACTGTTGCTTTAAAAATTAAAGGTTTGGTGGTAGATTCTAGTAAAGCTAGTGTACTTGAAAAAAAAAATAAAAGTATCGTACAGAAATAA
- a CDS encoding peptidylprolyl isomerase — protein MQDGLYAKFNTTKGEILVALEYKKTPGTVGNFVALAEGNLENAVKPQGTPYYDGLKFHRVIPDFMIQGGCPQGTGTGNPGYQFDDEFHPDLKHDGPGVLSMANAGPGTNGSQFFITHVETPWLDNNHTVFGKVTEGQDVVDAIAQGDTIETLEILRVGAEAEAFNAVEAFRTFEGAREKREAEAKAKAETELDKLAAGFEKTESGLRYQIIQKGDGAKPEKGKTVSVHYKGQLADGTVFDSSYKRNQPIDFPIGVGQVIPGWDEGIQLLNVGDKARLVIPSHLGYGSRGAGGVIPPNATLIFDVELMNVK, from the coding sequence ATGCAAGACGGATTATACGCAAAATTCAACACCACAAAAGGCGAAATTTTAGTTGCTTTAGAATACAAAAAAACGCCTGGTACCGTAGGTAACTTTGTAGCTTTAGCAGAAGGTAATTTAGAGAATGCTGTTAAACCTCAAGGTACGCCTTATTATGATGGATTAAAATTCCACAGGGTAATTCCAGATTTTATGATTCAAGGTGGCTGCCCACAGGGTACAGGTACAGGAAATCCAGGTTACCAGTTTGATGACGAATTTCACCCAGATTTAAAGCATGATGGCCCCGGTGTACTTTCTATGGCCAATGCAGGACCCGGTACTAATGGTAGTCAGTTTTTTATAACACACGTTGAAACCCCTTGGTTAGACAATAACCACACCGTTTTTGGTAAAGTTACAGAAGGACAAGACGTGGTAGATGCTATTGCTCAAGGCGATACTATTGAGACTTTAGAAATTCTTAGAGTAGGAGCAGAAGCAGAAGCTTTTAATGCTGTAGAAGCTTTTAGAACTTTTGAAGGTGCTAGAGAAAAACGAGAAGCAGAAGCAAAAGCAAAAGCAGAGACCGAATTAGATAAACTTGCAGCAGGTTTTGAAAAGACCGAAAGTGGTTTGAGATACCAAATTATTCAAAAAGGAGATGGAGCAAAACCAGAAAAAGGTAAAACCGTTTCTGTTCATTATAAAGGACAATTAGCTGATGGTACTGTTTTCGATTCTTCTTACAAGAGAAATCAGCCTATAGATTTTCCAATTGGCGTAGGGCAAGTAATTCCTGGTTGGGATGAAGGTATTCAATTATTAAATGTAGGTGATAAAGCCCGTTTAGTAATTCCTAGTCATTTAGGATATGGCAGTAGAGGCGCTGGTGGTGTTATTCCTCCAAACGCTACACTAATTTTTGATGTAGAATTAATGAATGTAAAATAA
- a CDS encoding valine--tRNA ligase gives MSIPSKYDAQQVENKWYDYWMKHNYFHSTPDDREPYTIVIPPPNVTGVLHMGHMLNNTIQDVLIRRARLQGKNACWVPGTDHASIATEAKVVAKLKEQGIDKNDLTRDEFLKHAWDWTHEYGGVILEQLKKLGCSCDWDRTKFTMDDDMSEAVIKVFVDLYNKGLIYRGYRMVNWDPEAKTTLSDEEVEYVDKQGKLYHIKYQIEGSNETLTIATTRPETILGDSAICINPEDERHFNLKGKKAIVPICNRVIPIIEDDYVDIEFGTGCLKVTPAHDENDKVLGDKHNLEVIDIFNEDATLNSYGLHYEGKDRFVVRKEIVKELESLGLIEKIEDHNNRVGISERTKAIIEPRLSDQWFLKMEGLVKPAIEAVLGDDADIKLFPKKFENTYRHWMENIRDWNISRQLLWGQQIPAYYYGDGKEDFVVAETIEDAVKLAQEKTSNKHLTVNDLRQETDALDTWFSSWLWPMSVFDGIRNPENEDIKYYYPTNDLVTGPDILFFWVARMIIAGYEYQGEMPFKNVYLTGLVRDKQRRKMSKSLGNSPDALKLIEEYSADGVRVGLLLSSAAGNDLLFDEALCQQGKGFGNKIWNAYRLVDGWKVSETIAQPEASKIAIEWYESKFQKVLIEIEDHFSKYRLSDALMAIYKLIYDDFCGWLLEMVKPAYQQPIDAKTYNAIISIFEDNLKIVHPFMPFLTEDLWHYIKERTPEEALIVASWPTTKPINETLISEFDFASEVISGIRTIRKEKNISFKDAIGFSVINNEKSSTTFDAIITKMGNLEAIEYVDEAVEGALTFRVKSNEYFVPMVGAIDVEAEIKKLTEELNYTEGFLKSVQKKLSNERFVNNAPEQVVASEKKKEADALAKIETLKASLASLG, from the coding sequence ATGAGTATTCCATCAAAATACGATGCACAACAGGTAGAAAATAAGTGGTACGACTACTGGATGAAACATAATTATTTTCATTCTACACCAGATGATAGAGAGCCGTACACTATTGTTATTCCGCCACCAAATGTCACAGGAGTACTGCACATGGGGCATATGTTGAATAATACTATTCAAGATGTATTAATTCGTCGTGCACGATTACAAGGTAAAAATGCATGTTGGGTACCGGGTACAGACCATGCATCTATTGCAACCGAAGCTAAGGTAGTTGCAAAACTTAAAGAACAAGGCATAGATAAAAACGATTTAACTAGAGATGAGTTTTTAAAACACGCTTGGGATTGGACGCATGAATACGGTGGTGTAATCTTAGAACAATTAAAAAAACTAGGTTGTTCTTGCGATTGGGATCGTACCAAATTTACTATGGACGACGATATGAGCGAAGCCGTAATAAAAGTGTTTGTTGATTTATATAACAAAGGTTTAATTTACCGCGGTTACCGTATGGTGAATTGGGATCCGGAAGCAAAAACAACACTTTCAGATGAAGAAGTTGAATATGTAGATAAGCAAGGTAAATTATATCATATAAAATATCAAATTGAAGGTAGCAATGAGACGTTAACTATTGCTACAACACGTCCTGAAACTATTTTAGGAGATTCGGCAATTTGTATAAATCCTGAAGACGAACGTCACTTTAATTTAAAAGGAAAAAAAGCCATTGTACCAATTTGTAATCGCGTTATTCCTATTATTGAAGATGATTATGTAGATATAGAATTTGGAACAGGTTGCTTAAAAGTAACACCGGCTCATGATGAAAACGATAAGGTTTTAGGCGATAAGCACAACCTTGAAGTGATTGATATTTTTAATGAAGATGCTACTTTAAATAGCTACGGTTTACATTACGAAGGAAAAGATCGTTTTGTAGTTAGAAAAGAAATTGTAAAAGAACTTGAAAGCTTAGGTTTAATAGAAAAAATAGAAGACCACAACAACCGTGTTGGTATTTCTGAGCGCACAAAAGCCATTATTGAACCTCGATTAAGCGACCAATGGTTCTTAAAAATGGAAGGATTGGTAAAACCTGCTATTGAAGCCGTTTTAGGTGATGATGCCGATATTAAATTATTCCCTAAAAAGTTTGAAAACACCTATCGTCACTGGATGGAAAACATCCGCGATTGGAATATTTCACGTCAGTTACTTTGGGGACAACAAATTCCTGCTTATTACTATGGCGATGGAAAAGAAGATTTTGTAGTTGCCGAAACTATTGAAGACGCTGTAAAGTTAGCTCAAGAAAAGACTAGCAATAAACATCTAACAGTCAACGACTTACGTCAAGAAACCGATGCGTTAGATACCTGGTTTTCATCTTGGTTATGGCCAATGTCGGTTTTCGATGGTATTCGTAACCCAGAAAACGAAGATATAAAATACTATTACCCAACAAACGACTTGGTAACGGGGCCAGATATTTTATTCTTTTGGGTTGCCCGAATGATTATTGCTGGTTACGAGTATCAAGGAGAAATGCCTTTTAAAAATGTTTATTTAACAGGTTTGGTACGCGATAAACAACGTCGTAAAATGAGTAAATCTTTAGGGAATTCACCAGACGCCTTAAAACTAATTGAAGAATACAGTGCCGATGGTGTTCGAGTTGGGTTACTGTTAAGTAGTGCTGCCGGAAACGATTTGTTGTTTGATGAAGCATTGTGCCAACAAGGAAAAGGTTTTGGTAACAAAATTTGGAATGCCTACCGTTTGGTTGATGGTTGGAAAGTTTCCGAAACTATTGCGCAACCAGAAGCAAGCAAAATAGCGATTGAGTGGTACGAATCTAAATTTCAAAAAGTATTAATTGAGATAGAAGATCACTTTAGTAAATACCGTTTAAGCGATGCGCTAATGGCTATTTACAAGTTAATTTACGACGATTTTTGTGGTTGGTTGCTAGAAATGGTAAAACCAGCTTATCAACAGCCAATTGACGCGAAAACATACAATGCTATTATTTCAATTTTTGAAGATAATTTAAAAATTGTACATCCGTTTATGCCATTTTTAACTGAAGATCTATGGCATTACATAAAAGAGCGTACACCCGAAGAAGCTTTAATTGTAGCTAGTTGGCCAACAACTAAACCAATCAACGAAACCTTAATTTCTGAATTTGATTTTGCTTCGGAAGTAATCTCAGGTATTCGTACTATTAGAAAGGAAAAGAATATATCCTTTAAAGATGCGATTGGTTTTTCTGTAATAAATAACGAAAAATCATCGACTACATTTGATGCTATTATTACAAAAATGGGGAATCTAGAAGCTATTGAGTATGTAGATGAAGCAGTAGAAGGCGCTTTAACCTTTAGAGTAAAATCTAACGAGTATTTTGTGCCAATGGTTGGTGCTATTGATGTTGAAGCCGAAATTAAAAAACTAACCGAAGAGTTAAATTATACAGAAGGTTTCTTAAAATCGGTACAGAAAAAACTATCAAACGAGCGTTTTGTAAACAACGCACCAGAACAAGTTGTTGCTAGTGAGAAAAAGAAAGAAGCAGATGCTTTAGCTAAAATAGAAACTTTAAAAGCTAGTTTAGCTAGTTTGGGATAA
- a CDS encoding lysophospholipid acyltransferase family protein: MKKIWLYSVRMYLRLGMFFYFKKVLVHGINNIPKDKPVLLLGNHQNALLDPLLIAVYANRFSFFLTRAAVFKKTLISKILKSLQMLPVYRIRDGWHSLTNNNAIFETCSKLLYQNEAIVIFPEGNHNLERRVRPLSKGFTRIVFDTLEKYPNIDLQLVPIGFNYQDALNFPDSTSLIFGKPIAAKEFISKNRHDNVNALKEAVYSELKKLTTHIPQEHYEDVLNKLKALHVDFLKPKEVNKCIESGFISCNKKETSKVSGLKSIFKLLLIINLIVPYTIWKLAVQSKITELEFVSTFRFVIAITLVPFWVLIISVVLLLNFGWFVG; this comes from the coding sequence TTGAAAAAAATTTGGTTATATAGCGTACGCATGTATTTAAGGTTAGGAATGTTTTTCTACTTTAAAAAAGTACTAGTTCATGGTATTAACAATATACCAAAAGATAAACCCGTTTTACTTTTAGGAAATCACCAGAATGCGCTTTTAGACCCTTTGTTAATTGCCGTTTACGCTAATAGGTTTTCTTTTTTTCTTACTAGAGCTGCCGTTTTTAAAAAAACGCTTATAAGTAAAATTTTAAAGAGTTTACAAATGCTTCCGGTGTATAGAATTAGAGACGGATGGCATAGTTTAACAAATAACAATGCCATTTTTGAAACATGCTCTAAGTTGTTGTACCAAAACGAGGCAATTGTAATTTTTCCTGAAGGCAACCATAATTTAGAAAGACGCGTAAGGCCGCTTAGCAAGGGCTTTACTAGAATAGTTTTTGATACTTTAGAAAAATATCCGAATATAGATTTACAATTAGTCCCGATTGGATTCAATTATCAAGATGCTCTAAATTTTCCTGATAGCACCTCTTTAATTTTTGGGAAACCTATAGCAGCAAAAGAATTTATTTCAAAAAATAGACATGATAATGTTAATGCTCTAAAAGAGGCTGTTTATTCAGAATTAAAGAAACTAACTACTCATATTCCACAGGAACATTATGAGGATGTTTTAAACAAGTTAAAGGCTTTGCATGTTGATTTTTTAAAGCCAAAAGAAGTAAATAAGTGTATTGAAAGTGGTTTTATAAGCTGTAACAAAAAAGAAACATCTAAAGTTAGTGGTTTAAAAAGTATCTTCAAATTATTGCTTATAATTAATTTAATAGTGCCTTACACTATTTGGAAATTAGCTGTTCAGTCAAAAATTACAGAGTTAGAGTTTGTGTCTACCTTCAGGTTTGTGATTGCAATAACCTTAGTTCCTTTTTGGGTTTTAATAATATCTGTTGTATTGCTATTAAATTTTGGATGGTTTGTAGGTTAA
- a CDS encoding tRNA-binding protein yields the protein MNKTITFEDFTKVDLRVGTIIEVNDFPEAKKPAYQLIIDFGALGIKKSSAQITSLYKKEDLLQRQIVAVVNLPKKQIAKFMSECLVLGAVKDKDVMLLNPESKVVNGSTVS from the coding sequence ATGAATAAGACAATAACTTTTGAAGATTTTACCAAAGTAGATTTAAGAGTAGGAACCATTATTGAGGTTAATGATTTTCCTGAAGCTAAAAAACCAGCTTACCAATTAATAATAGATTTTGGAGCTTTAGGCATTAAAAAATCTTCTGCTCAAATTACTTCACTATATAAAAAAGAAGATTTGTTACAAAGGCAAATTGTAGCTGTAGTAAACTTACCTAAAAAGCAAATAGCCAAATTTATGAGTGAATGTTTGGTTTTAGGAGCTGTTAAAGATAAAGATGTCATGCTTTTAAACCCAGAGAGTAAAGTGGTTAACGGCAGCACGGTATCTTAA
- a CDS encoding bile acid:sodium symporter family protein — translation MQELDSVKINFDSGGLWVLNIALAVVMFGVALGITLSDFKNLLKQPKLVFVGVLSQFILLPFVTFLLVSFIKPQPSIALGMMMVAACPGGNISNFMTHLAKGNTALSISLTAFATFFAIVMTPFNFQFYGGLYQPTTQLLKEVALNPLELVKLVTLILGIPLVLGMVLRHFKAQLALKISKILRPLSIFIFAAIVVIAFSNNIDIFNSYIHHVLVIGISHNILAILLGLAVAILFKLSFKNRKTIAIETGIQNSGLGLLLIFTFFNGLGGMAILAAFWGIWHIISGLTLAFYWSSKGN, via the coding sequence ATGCAAGAACTAGACTCTGTAAAAATTAACTTTGATAGCGGTGGGCTGTGGGTGCTAAATATAGCATTAGCAGTGGTGATGTTTGGGGTAGCTTTAGGAATTACACTAAGCGATTTTAAAAATTTATTGAAGCAACCCAAATTGGTTTTTGTTGGTGTATTGTCTCAGTTTATATTGCTGCCTTTTGTAACATTTTTATTAGTTAGCTTTATTAAACCACAACCAAGTATTGCTTTAGGTATGATGATGGTGGCTGCTTGTCCTGGTGGTAATATTTCTAATTTTATGACGCATTTGGCAAAAGGCAATACGGCACTGTCTATTAGTTTAACCGCATTTGCAACATTTTTTGCCATTGTTATGACACCGTTCAATTTTCAGTTTTACGGAGGTTTGTATCAACCTACAACACAATTATTAAAAGAGGTAGCGTTAAACCCTTTAGAATTAGTGAAATTGGTGACTTTAATTCTTGGGATTCCTCTGGTTTTAGGTATGGTATTAAGGCATTTTAAAGCACAATTGGCATTAAAGATTTCAAAAATTTTAAGGCCATTGTCAATATTTATTTTTGCAGCTATAGTAGTTATTGCATTTTCAAACAATATTGATATTTTTAACAGCTACATACATCATGTACTGGTTATAGGTATTTCACATAATATATTAGCTATTTTATTGGGGCTTGCCGTAGCTATACTATTTAAGTTATCTTTTAAAAATAGAAAAACCATAGCCATAGAAACAGGTATTCAAAATTCCGGATTGGGCTTATTACTTATTTTTACATTTTTTAATGGCTTAGGAGGCATGGCAATTTTAGCTGCTTTTTGGGGAATTTGGCATATTATTTCGGGGTTAACACTAGCTTTTTATTGGTCTTCTAAAGGTAATTAA